Genomic segment of Shewanella sp. OMA3-2:
TAAAACAGACTTAACAGCGTGCCAATAACAGCAAATCCAGCGACAAGCAGCACTATATTAGGCTTGAATATTTTCAGTAACCCAAACCCTAGCACCACTAACGCCATGTCGAGTGAACTGACTACCCCACTGCTAAATACAGGCTGGTACAAAGCCGCCAATAATAACCCCACCACAGCGGCATTGACCCCAGCCAACCCGCCAGCAATAACTGGACGTTGGCTAATGGCTCCCCAACTGTTTAACGCCACTAACATTAATAAAAATCCCGGCATAAAAATAGCAACCGTCGCCACAAGCGCACCTAAAATGGGAGATTCTTGCCAAATATCAGCCCCCAGAAAAGTGGCTAATGTAAACATGGGGCCAGGCACTGCCTGCGCTAACGCATAACCGGTTAAAAACCTGTCTTGAGTTACAAGTTCGCCAACATTAGCTTCAAGTAGCGGTAATACAACATGACCACCACCAAATACTAAACTGCCGACTTGATAAAACTGACCAAAAATTTGCCCAAGACTATCGGGCTGAGAAGCCAGCCAAAAAGAAGCGCTTAAGCCTAAAACAAAAATGGCTAACCACAATAGATTTAGCTTAATTTCAGGGGCGTCGGGAGATACATTATCACCGCGGGTGAGTACTAAAGCACCAATAATAGCCGCCACAATGAGTACCGCAATTTGTGTTAATAATGCCGGAAATAATAAAATACACGCGACAGTGGCTATCATTAAACATTGCGCTGTTTTACGTTGGCAAAATTGTTTAAACATAGTTAAAGTCGCATCAGCCACTACTACCACGGCAAGTAATTTTAAACCGTGAATAGCACCAGCAACCATATCCAGTTGCAGCCAACTGGCACTGGAAACAGCAAACAGAAATAACAGTAAAAATGAAGGAAGCGTAAAACCTAAGAATGCCGCCAATGCTCCAGTTAGCCCACCTTTATGGTAACCAATTGCAAAGCCTACTTGGCTTGAACCAGGCCCGGCATAAACTGGCTTAAGGCAACAAAGCTGGCGTATTGCTTGTCATCAAGCCAGTTCAAGTCTTGTACAAAGGTTTGTCTGAAATAACCAATATGTGCTGCTGGGCCGCCAAAACTGATTAAACCTAACGCTAAAAAACGACTAAAAATTTGCCACATATTGAATCCCTATTGCCTTGATGTCTTTTTAGTTTATGACATTAATATTAATACTTAATGACAGAGTGCGTCTTTCTCTAGCATCACCAGCACTTCATAATGATCCGTGTGAGGAAACATATCAAACAACTGTACCTTGGTAATTCGATAACCTGACATCATGGCTAAATCTTTGACTAGACTTGTTGGATTACAACTAGAATAGACTATCGCTTTAGGTGAGAATGCGGTTAACGATTGGCAAAGAGACTCGCCTATTCCCCGCCTTGGTGGGTTAACAATAATTAAATCGGGTTTATCATTGGCAACTATCCCATTGGCAAAGTCAGTTGAATCCAGCGCCCTAAAGCTGATGTTCTCTAAGCCCATTTCTGCGGCCGACATCTTGGCGCATTCTATCGCTTCGGCCTCAATTTCAATTCCCGTTAACCGAATTTTGCCACTGGCACAATGCAGTCCGAATCCCCCGACCCCACAAAATAAATCCCATATATGGTGCGGATTAAATGCCGCCACCCATTCGCGTGCGGTTTGATAAAGCTGCTCAGCCACTTTGGGGTTTGTTTGAAAAAAGCTTTTAGGTCGAATATATAAAGGCACATCATTAAAGCGATCGGCAAGACGGGTTTGATCGGTTAAAAATATTTCTTGCTCGCCTTCTAAAATCGCCATATGAATAGGTTGAATATTAACCGACACTAAACTGATTTTAGGAAACTCAGCCTGTAATTGAGGTAACTGTCGTTTAATCCGTGAAATGGCCTGTTCACTGTTCAATACAAAGCGCAGCATAAATTCACCAGAAGCATAACTGCGGGTAAGTAAAATATACTTCAACTCACCTTTACGTTTGTCTACCCGATAAGGTGGAATTCCCGCTTGCTGCACAAATAATTGCAATCGATTTAACAGTAACTGCATATCTTCAGGATACAGTTGGCAATCGCATAAACTAATCGGTTGCCCCTGGGGATCGACAATACCTAAAACGGGTTGATGTGCTGCACCTAACACCACCATTTTAGCTTTATTGCGAAAATGATTCTCTTGACTTGCAATAGGTTCAAGCCATTGCTCAACAGGCAATTGATTAAAAAACTGCTGTAACTTGGTCATTTTATGTTGTAACTGTACTGATATAGGCGTGTGAATATCACGACAAGATAAACAATGCCCTTTTTCAAAAAACTCACACTTCACAGCTTGATGCCTTATCACAATTGAGTACTTTTAATGCGTTATCACATAAGCTTTTAAGTTGCTGTAATTGTGCGATATCGCCACCCACTTTGCAGCGCATCATTTCAGGTACTGACTCAGCTTGCTGGCGTAGCATTTGCCCTTGTTCGGTCAGATGCAATACTCGTACTCGCTCATCTTCCTCACTGCGTCCGCGTATCACGAGGTTTTTGACTTCTAAGCGCTTAAGTAAGGGAGTGAGCGTACCTGAGTCTAAATGCAAACGCTCGCCCAAAGTTTTAACGCTTATTCCCGCCTCTTTCCACAACACTAACATGACTAAATACTGCGGATATGTCAGAGACAACTCATCAAGCAAAGGGCGATAAGCGCGGATCATCGCATTAGTGACGCTATATAATGAAAAACACACCTGATTTTCAAGTGCTAATGGATTGGTTGATGGCATAAATATCCCCCTTTAAATGAGGCGCTATGATAACATATTCTAATTGTGCACAACCTATAATACTTAACCAAGAATCTATAATATTTTGCCAAAGATGCTTATAAATACGATATCTTTGCTACAGTATTTAATACGCTGGCCGATATACAAAATAGAGTAAGACGAAAACCATTAAGTTAATAGAAGTGAGGTTTATATGACAATTTCAGTAAATGCCCCAAGTAACATGCCTACAACTATTGATTCTGGCAATAGTTTAAAAATAGCTGTAATGGCAAAGGATCAGCAAAAAGTTGAAGGTCAAATGGCACTGCAACTGATTGAAGCTGCAGCACCTCCAGCGGCACCTGTTGGTAATGCGGGTCACAATATTAATACGACAGCCTAATTTTTTAACTGTGTATTTGCTATCTTAAATTACCCCACTGAGTGATTAGATCATTACTGGTGTTGCTAATAGATAGATAAATTACTTGATGAAAAAACAATCGGCTTTAACTACGATTAATTTAACTGCAATTAGTTTAAATGCGATTGGTATAGCGCTGAGCGACTCTTCGATATCTGTGGCTCAAGCGCCTAGTTTTCAATGTAATAAAGCACACGGTTCCATTGAGAAGCTTATTTGCCAATCCGATAAGTAAGCCCTACTAGATATGCTGTTACAGCCGCTTATTATCAATGTGGTGATTTTCCGCAATCTCAAATCACATGCCATACCACAAAGTAACCACGCCAAGTATTGCAAATAAAGCAGCACAGCTTCTGTGGATAATCTTCATCGGTAATTTATCTGCACTAAAGTGACCCAGTAATACTACGGGCACATTGGCGATTAACATGCCTAATGTTGTCCCTATGACTACCATGGTAAGTGCGTCATATTTAGCGGCTAACACCACGGTCGCGATTTGGGTTTTATCGCCCATCTCGGCGATAAAAAAGAGAATAAAGGTAGCCATAAACGCACCAAGTTTATAAAAGCTATTGTCATCCTCATCTATTTTATCGGGTATCAATACCCATAGTGCAATAGCAAAAAATGACCCAGCTACAGCATAGCTAGCCCATTGAGGGTCAAGCCAGCTAACAGCAAACTGCCCGACCCAAGCCGCCACAAAATGATTGATTAATGTTGCCAATAAAATGCCTAAAACTATGGCAGATTTATTGCGAAAACGTGCGGCTAACAATAATGCTAACAGTTGAGTTTTATCGCCAATTTCAGCAATAGCAACGGTAAAAGTTGAAGTAAGAAGTGCTTCCAAGGGAAAATCCTAGCGTGATTAGAGGGCATATAAACCAAGCACAAGCAACAGCAAGCCCTCTAAGCTACTGTTACCGCACTAGGTCTTGCTTAACAAAGAACGTCTTTGTTGTTTATAGCATGGCAATATGGCCAATTATGTTGATATAAACGCCCAAAGTTATTGATGGCAACAACTTAAAGCTAGCTACTCCCCTAAAACGAGGGCTGCAATATAACTCAAACTCAAATGGCATACAATACTCAATGCCTAACCACTTGAGCTGTTATGGTCTACTGAAAACTCAATATCACTACTGACTTTAATCTTAACGAAACAAATGTTATGTAATTGTTTCTACACAGCGTAAAAAATCTTTAATAGACTAAGTTTCTTGCCTGAGTCGTTTGCCTTCTGCTAATGTCGCTGGCTATTAAAAATAATAATTATATGGACACACTCGTGAATTTAAAAACACTTGGCTCTATTTCGATAGTCGCAGGTACTGCAATAGGTGGAGGCATGCTTGCGTTGCCTTTAGCCACGGCAGCATTGGGGATCATCCCGGCTATTTTGTTGTTAATTGTCATTTGGGGGATCTCAGCTTACACCTCTTTACTGATGCTAGAGATTAACTTACGTGCTGGGGTAGGTGATAATGTCCATGCCATCACAGGGAAAACGTTGGGTAAGCTAGGGCAGTTAATTCAAGGTGGTTCGTTTTTAAGTTTATTATTTGCCTTAACCATGGTGTATTTAATGGGCGGTTCCTCGCTACTGGAAACCCGCTTAGCCCCTCTGGGGCTTGAATTAAGTAACCAAGCAGCAGTGCTATTATTCACGCTTATGTTTGGCGGTATTATTGCCGTTGGTGTCAGTTGGATTGATAAGGTCTCTCGAGTGCTGTTTACCGCTATGGTGGTATTGTTAGTCTTGGTGGTCACCTTTTTACTGCCAGACGTTAATTTAGTTGCAGCATTAACCAACACTGTCAGTGAAGTCGCTCAAGGCAATCAATTAACTCAGCTATGGCTAGCTGCAATTCCGGTAGTTTTTACCTCATTTGGTTTCCACGTGTGTATCGCCACTATTGTGCGCTATCTAGACGGTGATGCTATGTCACTGCGTAAAGTCCTGTTAATCGGTTCAACCATTCCATTAGTCTGCTACATTCTTTGGTTATTGGTGACATTAGGCTCATTAGGTGGCTCAACAGTGCATGAGCTTGGTGGATCTCTGCCTAAACTGGTATTGGCATTACAAGGGCTAGTTGAATCACACATTATTAGCCAATTTATTGATATTTTTGCCAACCTTGCATTAATAACTTCATTTTTAGGTGTCACTATGAGCTTGTTTGATTATGTGGCCGAACTTACACGTGCTAGAAGCAATGTTGCTGGCCGTATGCAAACTTGGTTAATCACCTTTATTCCACCATTACTGTGCGCATTATTCTACCCAGATGGCTTTTTTCAAGTGTTAGGTTTTGCTGCTATTCCTTTGGTTGTGATGATCATCTTTTTACCAATAGCGATGGCATTAATACAACGCTCACAAAAACTAGGCGGTTATCAAGTCATGGGTGGCGTTCCTGCACTGATAATCACAGGTATTATTGGTGTATTGATTGTTATTGCACAGCTAATGGTCGCACTGGGTTAATGGCCGATCACGAAGTTAAATTTAGTTTGTAACTGGGTTTTTCTGGCGCTGTTAAGATGTTATAAGTTTTGTTAAAGTCAGGCCTAGGCCTGACTTTTTTTGTATGGCGAATAGTCGCATTAACATCGCGCTACTATCTAAAATAATAAATACATTAATGTATATTCGGTTTATTTCACATACTGCCAAACCACTTGAGCATGTGATTACTTTATCAAAATGGACTTATAACAATGAAAACATGGTTACTTACGGCTGCTATTGCAGCCAGTTTTGCTGCGCAAGCGGATGAAGGTATGTGGCAACCGCACCAACTTCCCGCTATGGCTGATATGCTTAAGCAACAAGGCTTAGAGATTGATGCAAAATCAATTTCTAAACTGACTGAATTCCCTATGAATGCGGTAATCAGTCTTGGCGGTTGTACCGCCTCTTTTGTATCGCCAAAAGGCTTAGTGGTCACTAATCATCACTGTGCTTACGGTGCAATTCAATACAACTCAACCCCAGAAAAAAATCTGCTAAAGGATGGCTTTTTAGCTAAAACTTACCAAGAAGAATTACCTGCTACGCCAGGGTCACGTGTTTATGTTACCGAAGCGGTGACCGAAGTAACTGATAAAATTACAAATGGCCAAATGGACAAGGTCGGCAACGATTTTTACGCCGGTATCGAACAACAAGAGAAAGCCCTAGTGGCCGAGTGTGAGCAAGAAGAAGGTTACCATTGTCAGGTTTACAGCTTCCATGGTGGCTTAGAATATTACCTCGTTAAACAGCTCGAAATTCGTGATGTACGCTTGGCCTATAACCTGGCTGGCAGTGTCGGCAAATACGGTGGCGATATCGATAACTGGATGTGGCCACGCCATACTGGCGACTTCTCATTTTATCGCGCTTATGTAGGCAAAGATGGTAAACCAGCTGACTTTCATGCGGACAACGTGCCTTATGAGCCAAAAAGTTTTCTAAAAGTATCAGCTAAAGGCGTCAGTGATGGTGACTTTGTGATGGTTGCTGGTTATCCCGGCAGCACTAATCGCTATCGCACCGCAAGCGAGGTAGAAAACCAATTCGAGTGGGCTTATCCAGAAGGTAAGATTCTGCGCGAGCGCATGATTGAAATAATCAAAGAAACAGCCGCTGAAGGCACTGATGAGCGCATTAAGTATGAAAGCTTAATAGCAGGGCTTGCCAACTACGCTAAAAACTTTGCTTCAATGATTGAGTTCTACGGCAAAATGCCCATGCTAGATGATCGTAAAAAGGTCGAAAGTGATCTAGCGTCATGGATTAATGCCGATTCGGCACGTCAGGCAAAGTATGGCGAAACGCTAGTTGAACTGAATAAATTGGTCACTAAAAGTCAGCAAAACCAGCAGCGTGATACCTTGTTAGGCTATATCACCTACACAACCATGCTGACCACAGCGCGTGATTTATATCGTTTAGCTAACGAAAAAACACTGCCTGATATGCAGCGTGAACCAGGTTATCAAGACCGTGACATGACCAGCTTTACCTCAAGCATGGAACGTATTGATCGTCGCTATGCTGCTAGTGTCGACAAAGCATTATTAATCGATCTGCTAACGCGTTATGCCAACCTACCGGCAGAACAGCGTTTACCGGCATTTGATAAAGCCTTTAATATTGGTAAAAAATTCGATGCTAAAAAATTGAATAAAACCTTAGATAAGATGTTTGCTCAAACAACATTAGCTGATCAAGCTACCCGTTTAGCATGGATGAACAAATCGGTTGCAGATTTTAAAAAATCTAACGACCCATTCATTCAGTTTGCTGTCAGTACCTATGATGAAAGCATCAAGCTAGAGCAAGCACAAAAACAATTATCAGGTGATCTAATGAAAGTACGTCCACAATTTATGGACGCTATCATTGCTTATAATCGTGAACTCGGTAAGCCGGTTTATGCTGACGCTAACTCAAGCTTACGTGTCTCAGTAGGTAATGTTAAAGGCTATTCACCGCAAGACGGCTTGGTGGCGGTGCCCTTTACACGTTTAGAGGGTATCTTAGCCAAAGATACCGGTTTAGATCCATTTGATGCACCGGCTAAGCAGCTTGAGTTAATCAAACAAAAACAATACGGCGATTACTATGTCAAAGCTATTGATTCTGTACCGGTTAACTTCTTATCAACCTTAGATACCACTGGCGGTAACTCTGGTTCACCTACACTAAATGGCCGCGCTGAATTAGTCGGTTTATTGTTTGATGGTGTGTATGAAAGTATTATTGGTGATTGGGGCTACGATGCCAATAAAAACCGTTCTATCCAAGTTGATAGTCGCTATATGTTATGGATTATGGAGCATGTAGATCACGCGGATAATTTATTAGCAGAAATGGACATCGTTAAGTAACCCGTATTCGTTGCACCAACATGCTTAATTCGGCGGCCGTTAACGGTCGCCGTTTTGTTTCCGCCAGTTGACCTAACTCGACGCCTCCGATAGCCACCCGTTTTAAATCAATAACCCGATAGCCTAGGGTTTGGCACATTTTACGGATCTGTCGGTTTAATCCCTGGGTCAAAACAATGGCAAATTGCAATGATGTTAACGATGTCATCTGACAGGTTCGAGTGGTAATGCTTTGACCTGCTTGCTGATAAGTCACCCCCGCAGCCATTGTGGCCAAAAACAGTGCATCAAAAGGTGTATCAAGACTGACATGATAGGTTTTTGAATGTTGAAAACCTGGATGCAATAGTTGCTGAGTTAATTGGCCATCATTGGTGAGCAGTAACAACCCTCGGGAATCTTTGTCTAATCGCCCCGCAGGATACAATCTTGGCTCTTTAGGTAAATGATGTAACAAACTACTAGGGTCGCTTTCAATTAAACGACAATCAACTCCGACAGGCTTATGATATAGCCAGTATACTTTAGCTTCGGGTTTACCTACTTTTACGCCGTCAACACGAATATCATTAACTGAATCTGTATTAATAACATCTACTTCAATGACAGCTGAATGGGTGGCTACTTGGCCATTAATAGTGACCCTATTAGCATCAATAATTCTACAACATTGACGCCGAGAGGCGATGCCGCAAAGGGCAAGATAATGGGCTAAACGGTAATGAACCATAATGATTTACGCTGGCACAAAATGACGCGATAAAGATTGTTGTACCACTATATGTTGCCGTATGCTGAACCCAAGACAGACACACCATAAAATATTCGCTTGAGTTAACACCCACATACTAGAGGATACCCAACAAAAATGACTGCCACTATCATCGCAGTAAGGGAAATCCAGTAAATGCCAATCTAGCAAACGAATTAAGTTAACGGACGTTACAATCGCCACTATCGATAACCCAAATACCACCCGGTCATGGTGCTTTGGGGCTTAAAATAATCAGCAAAACATAAACAATGTAAGACTAACGAGCTAACTAAATACAAGGTTGACACTTTGCGATGCCATTCTAGAAAGTTAATCGGAAACATCCCCATGAGTGCAGTACTTAAACCAACTATAGCCCCTACAATGGCAATAGTTCGACTTAACGCATCAGAGAAAGTGAAATAAATAGCCAAAGTCGCTAACAAGAAACATGCTCCAGCAGCCAATAAAGATAGGTTAAATACCGCAGCTAAGGGAGAATTCATATAATCACCCAAAATATCAGGACGAATATTAAAGATGTTAGTTTGCATTTGCTGCGCCTGTGCAAACAATGCCGACAAGACTCCAAAGCTAGCAATAATAGCTGCGGCTAATGACATAAATACAATCACTAGATGTAAGTCAAAATTTTTATGCTGTTTATTCAAGGGGGAGCTGGTATTAGACATAAGTCAATCGAGCTTACCTTTATCTTTGAAAAAGTAAAAGCCCTAAACACGGCTTAGGGCTTACTGCTGTTAATGCTAGGGCAATTAACACACTCTAGATTCAAGTATTACTATCTTTATTATGCCCGCTTACGAAATATCACGATAGCGACCGCAACAACGGCCAGAATCATACAATACCAGGCATTGGATACCGCCGTTAATGGGCTGATAGTAAACACTGATGCAATTAATAATGCTTGCGCACCATGGGGGATCAGCCCCTGAATAATGCAGGCAAAAATATCCATCACACTGGCAGCGCGTTTAGGGCTAACACCGTGTTTTTCGGCTAAGTCTTTGGCAATATCACCGGTAACCACAATGGAAACTGTATTATTTGCCACGCAGGTATTTGTTGCAGCCACAATACTTGCTATGCCCAATTCTGCAGCCCGCGGTGATGTATCACCCGCTGATTTAGAGAAACGGCTAATTAGCCCTTCGACCTTACTATTCACAAATGCTAAGCCACCTTGCTGCTGCATTAGTGCCGCCAAACCGCCTACCAACATAGACAAAATGAAGATCTCTTGCATATTGGTAAAGCCAGTATAAATGTCATTACCAAATTGAATCACATTGTAATCTGCGGCCAATATCCCAGTCAGACCTGCCAACAGAATACCCAAGGTTAGCACCACAAATACATTTAACCCTGCAACAGCCAAAATCAATATGGTGAGATACGGTAATACTTTTACAAATTCAATTGGCTGCTGGGTAATAATAGCCTGCCCCTGGCCTGCAAACGAAAAAGCAACCAAGGTTAAAATAGATGCAGGAATAGCAAAGACTAAGTTTTCACGAAACTTATCTTTCATATCACAGCCCTGGGTGCGAGTCGCTGCGATAGTCGTATCAGAAATAATGGATAAATTATCACCAAACAATGCCCCTGACATGACCGCGCCCGCCATTAATGCGTAGTCAATTTGGGCTTGGTCTGCAACACCTAAGGCTACAGGAGCCACAGCCGCGATAGTGCCCATCGATGTCCCCATAGCAGTGGCAATAAATGCCGCTATCATAAAGAAACCAGGTAATAATAAATCTGCTGGAATAAGCGATAAACCTAACGCAACCGTAGCATCAACACCGCCTGTGGCTTTAGCAACAGAGGCAAATGCACCCGCCAGTAAATAAATTAAACACATGGCGATAATATTGCTATGGCCAATACCCTCAATGAAGGTTTCAATTGCGTTATTGATTTTCTGTTTAGACAGCAGCATTGCCAAAATGATCGCAGGTAAAATAGCAATCACACTCGGCAATTGATAAAAAGCGTAATCAACCCCCTGGCTTTGAAAGTACACTCCAGCGCCAATAAATAATCCAAGAAAAACAAATAAAGGAAACAAGGCAATAAAGGATGCTGTTGGCGAGCTGTTACTGGTGGCGAATTTAGTCAAAGTCATCTCTCTTTTTCTATATTTTTTAGGCTTGCGGCGAAGAAGCGATATTCATCTCAGTGAATACTCGATTTACATCCTACACATCCTATTCATCTGCGCCAAGAATAAGAGAAGTAATTTAAAATTGCAACACGGACGTCTAGACTTCTTTCCTTCCGCATTAACTTTTTACAAACATAGCTCAATCATTAAACAAAACACCGTTAGCCTAACTAATTCTGTAACAAAAATGCCCAGTCTTACTCTTATGTCTTATCGCCCTTACCTGCCATAAAATAGGGTTAAACTGAGTTTTAAGATGTGAGAAACAATAATGCCCGCAATAGCGGGCATTATTGTTTCTCACGTTAAGCGATTGACACTTATTCGTCAGAGTCACCTAACGATAACAAGGTCGCATTGCCACCAATGGCGGTAATGTTATTGGTGCGGGTTTTCTCGGTAACAAAACGCGTTAAATAGTGTGGTCCGCCTGCTTTAGGACCAGTACCGGATAACCCTTGACCACCAAAGGGTTGTACGCCTACTACCGCGCCAATTTGGTTACGGTTAATATACACATTACCCACATTAACTTTATCAGCAAGGCTTAAAGCATGGCCTTCGTTACGGCTATGAATACCTAAGGTTAATCCATAACCCGTGCTATTAATTTCATCGATAACCTTACCTAAATCAGCGGCCTTGAAACGAATAACATGCAGAATTGGGCCAAAATGTTCTTTGTCTAACACTTTAATCGAATCAATCTCTACCGCTGTCGGTGCGACAAAGTGACCATTTTCAGTCCCTGCTGGCAGCTCAAGTTGGTTAATCAATTTGCCCACTTGCTTAATATGATCGATATGGGCATTTAAATTCGCTTTGGCTGCCGCATCAATAACTGGACCCACATCTGTTTTCACAGAACT
This window contains:
- a CDS encoding cytoplasmic protein, with protein sequence MTISVNAPSNMPTTIDSGNSLKIAVMAKDQQKVEGQMALQLIEAAAPPAAPVGNAGHNINTTA
- a CDS encoding aromatic amino acid transport family protein translates to MNLKTLGSISIVAGTAIGGGMLALPLATAALGIIPAILLLIVIWGISAYTSLLMLEINLRAGVGDNVHAITGKTLGKLGQLIQGGSFLSLLFALTMVYLMGGSSLLETRLAPLGLELSNQAAVLLFTLMFGGIIAVGVSWIDKVSRVLFTAMVVLLVLVVTFLLPDVNLVAALTNTVSEVAQGNQLTQLWLAAIPVVFTSFGFHVCIATIVRYLDGDAMSLRKVLLIGSTIPLVCYILWLLVTLGSLGGSTVHELGGSLPKLVLALQGLVESHIISQFIDIFANLALITSFLGVTMSLFDYVAELTRARSNVAGRMQTWLITFIPPLLCALFYPDGFFQVLGFAAIPLVVMIIFLPIAMALIQRSQKLGGYQVMGGVPALIITGIIGVLIVIAQLMVALG
- a CDS encoding MarR family winged helix-turn-helix transcriptional regulator, whose protein sequence is MPSTNPLALENQVCFSLYSVTNAMIRAYRPLLDELSLTYPQYLVMLVLWKEAGISVKTLGERLHLDSGTLTPLLKRLEVKNLVIRGRSEEDERVRVLHLTEQGQMLRQQAESVPEMMRCKVGGDIAQLQQLKSLCDNALKVLNCDKASSCEV
- a CDS encoding TMEM165/GDT1 family protein produces the protein MEALLTSTFTVAIAEIGDKTQLLALLLAARFRNKSAIVLGILLATLINHFVAAWVGQFAVSWLDPQWASYAVAGSFFAIALWVLIPDKIDEDDNSFYKLGAFMATFILFFIAEMGDKTQIATVVLAAKYDALTMVVIGTTLGMLIANVPVVLLGHFSADKLPMKIIHRSCAALFAILGVVTLWYGM
- the rlmC gene encoding 23S rRNA (uracil(747)-C(5))-methyltransferase RlmC is translated as MKCEFFEKGHCLSCRDIHTPISVQLQHKMTKLQQFFNQLPVEQWLEPIASQENHFRNKAKMVVLGAAHQPVLGIVDPQGQPISLCDCQLYPEDMQLLLNRLQLFVQQAGIPPYRVDKRKGELKYILLTRSYASGEFMLRFVLNSEQAISRIKRQLPQLQAEFPKISLVSVNIQPIHMAILEGEQEIFLTDQTRLADRFNDVPLYIRPKSFFQTNPKVAEQLYQTAREWVAAFNPHHIWDLFCGVGGFGLHCASGKIRLTGIEIEAEAIECAKMSAAEMGLENISFRALDSTDFANGIVANDKPDLIIVNPPRRGIGESLCQSLTAFSPKAIVYSSCNPTSLVKDLAMMSGYRITKVQLFDMFPHTDHYEVLVMLEKDALCH
- a CDS encoding pseudouridine synthase is translated as MVHYRLAHYLALCGIASRRQCCRIIDANRVTINGQVATHSAVIEVDVINTDSVNDIRVDGVKVGKPEAKVYWLYHKPVGVDCRLIESDPSSLLHHLPKEPRLYPAGRLDKDSRGLLLLTNDGQLTQQLLHPGFQHSKTYHVSLDTPFDALFLATMAAGVTYQQAGQSITTRTCQMTSLTSLQFAIVLTQGLNRQIRKMCQTLGYRVIDLKRVAIGGVELGQLAETKRRPLTAAELSMLVQRIRVT
- a CDS encoding Na+/H+ antiporter NhaC family protein, which codes for MTLTKFATSNSSPTASFIALFPLFVFLGLFIGAGVYFQSQGVDYAFYQLPSVIAILPAIILAMLLSKQKINNAIETFIEGIGHSNIIAMCLIYLLAGAFASVAKATGGVDATVALGLSLIPADLLLPGFFMIAAFIATAMGTSMGTIAAVAPVALGVADQAQIDYALMAGAVMSGALFGDNLSIISDTTIAATRTQGCDMKDKFRENLVFAIPASILTLVAFSFAGQGQAIITQQPIEFVKVLPYLTILILAVAGLNVFVVLTLGILLAGLTGILAADYNVIQFGNDIYTGFTNMQEIFILSMLVGGLAALMQQQGGLAFVNSKVEGLISRFSKSAGDTSPRAAELGIASIVAATNTCVANNTVSIVVTGDIAKDLAEKHGVSPKRAASVMDIFACIIQGLIPHGAQALLIASVFTISPLTAVSNAWYCMILAVVAVAIVIFRKRA
- a CDS encoding S46 family peptidase encodes the protein MKTWLLTAAIAASFAAQADEGMWQPHQLPAMADMLKQQGLEIDAKSISKLTEFPMNAVISLGGCTASFVSPKGLVVTNHHCAYGAIQYNSTPEKNLLKDGFLAKTYQEELPATPGSRVYVTEAVTEVTDKITNGQMDKVGNDFYAGIEQQEKALVAECEQEEGYHCQVYSFHGGLEYYLVKQLEIRDVRLAYNLAGSVGKYGGDIDNWMWPRHTGDFSFYRAYVGKDGKPADFHADNVPYEPKSFLKVSAKGVSDGDFVMVAGYPGSTNRYRTASEVENQFEWAYPEGKILRERMIEIIKETAAEGTDERIKYESLIAGLANYAKNFASMIEFYGKMPMLDDRKKVESDLASWINADSARQAKYGETLVELNKLVTKSQQNQQRDTLLGYITYTTMLTTARDLYRLANEKTLPDMQREPGYQDRDMTSFTSSMERIDRRYAASVDKALLIDLLTRYANLPAEQRLPAFDKAFNIGKKFDAKKLNKTLDKMFAQTTLADQATRLAWMNKSVADFKKSNDPFIQFAVSTYDESIKLEQAQKQLSGDLMKVRPQFMDAIIAYNRELGKPVYADANSSLRVSVGNVKGYSPQDGLVAVPFTRLEGILAKDTGLDPFDAPAKQLELIKQKQYGDYYVKAIDSVPVNFLSTLDTTGGNSGSPTLNGRAELVGLLFDGVYESIIGDWGYDANKNRSIQVDSRYMLWIMEHVDHADNLLAEMDIVK